The proteins below come from a single Holdemania massiliensis genomic window:
- a CDS encoding LysR family transcriptional regulator codes for MTLRHFRIFITVAEKESITQAAQLLSVSQPTVSVAIRELEEHYGRPFFERMNQRLKITSDGLALLSYAKHLIQLTDEIEQSFQDPDRRKSLRIGGSINVGVSLLPRWIRQYQSQHPEIEVQVQINTTDFIEKQLLENELDLALVGGPLHSPFLIHQPVLKEKQTVVCGKTFPLANQAVTLQELASYPLLFRQRRSGAFEVLEAALTEAGLTVHPQWESASLEALLEAARQNLGVTILPYALAVREIENQRLAEVTVTDFRFENLISLVWHKQKYKSPAMLEFIRLIEKSSKGEA; via the coding sequence ATGACCCTGCGGCATTTTCGAATTTTTATCACTGTTGCCGAAAAAGAAAGCATTACCCAGGCGGCTCAGCTGCTTTCGGTCTCACAGCCAACGGTCAGCGTGGCAATTCGTGAACTGGAAGAACATTACGGTCGACCTTTCTTTGAGCGCATGAATCAGCGGCTTAAGATTACTTCAGACGGTCTGGCATTGTTAAGCTACGCCAAACATTTAATTCAGCTGACTGACGAAATTGAACAAAGCTTCCAAGATCCTGACAGAAGAAAAAGCCTGCGGATCGGCGGCAGCATCAACGTCGGAGTTTCCCTGCTTCCGCGCTGGATCCGGCAGTATCAGAGCCAGCATCCGGAAATTGAAGTTCAAGTTCAGATTAACACAACGGATTTCATTGAAAAGCAGCTGCTGGAAAACGAACTGGATTTAGCCCTGGTTGGGGGACCGCTGCATTCTCCCTTTTTGATTCACCAGCCGGTTTTAAAAGAAAAACAAACCGTTGTATGCGGTAAAACATTTCCGCTGGCTAATCAAGCTGTCACGCTGCAGGAATTGGCCAGCTATCCTTTGCTTTTCCGCCAGCGCCGCAGCGGGGCCTTTGAAGTTCTGGAAGCCGCCTTGACAGAAGCCGGACTTACGGTTCATCCGCAATGGGAAAGTGCTTCTTTAGAAGCCTTATTGGAAGCGGCGCGGCAGAATTTAGGCGTTACCATTCTGCCTTATGCCCTGGCCGTCCGAGAAATTGAAAATCAGCGGCTGGCCGAAGTCACTGTCACTGATTTCCGATTTGAAAATCTGATTTCTCTGGTTTGGCACAAACAGAAATACAAAAGTCCGGCGATGTTGGAGTTCATCAGACTTATTGAAAAATCATCGAAAGGTGAGGCATAA
- a CDS encoding sulfatase-like hydrolase/transferase: protein MKPMNTLILCCDQHNPKMTGCYGNPRVITPNLDALAARGTVFENAYTATPICVPARAALATGNYPFCHGYWDNAHPYSGQQPSWGHRLKAAGIDVTAIGKLHFADDTEAVFPGQRIPMNVKGGLGDLMTACRRTKGTTSKLREQIQAAGVGDCDYLHYDQAIANAAADYLKTEAPSDHPWCLYVGFTTPHYPLKVPAELLKLYEPFDQFPIDPFWHHPEHLHPALQKYKETTEINDSHISEQELQRAVAAYYALVTFMDSQVGVVLEALRQAGLEATTRILYLDDHGDSAGEQGLFFKSTMNEGSVRIPLILSGPDLPKGYRVRENVSIVDLYPTVMELSGLPLNAEEQSLPGVSLIKTLQGNGDPHRCIYSEYHAAGFDNSVFMLKKDQMKLIHYVGYDRPQLFDLAADPEEQRDLALDPQYQPLIEELEQELHNICDPEALNVQSMQDQQNLIASKGGLEAILKQGLTPFTAVPQAYEMKS from the coding sequence ATGAAACCGATGAATACGTTAATTTTGTGCTGTGATCAGCATAATCCGAAAATGACCGGATGCTACGGCAATCCGCGGGTCATTACCCCGAACCTGGATGCCCTGGCTGCAAGGGGCACAGTGTTTGAAAATGCTTATACAGCGACGCCGATCTGCGTTCCCGCCCGGGCTGCGCTGGCAACGGGAAATTATCCGTTCTGCCATGGTTATTGGGATAATGCCCATCCCTATTCCGGTCAGCAGCCATCCTGGGGACATCGCCTGAAAGCCGCAGGGATTGACGTTACGGCCATCGGCAAGCTGCATTTTGCGGACGACACGGAGGCCGTTTTTCCAGGCCAGCGAATTCCCATGAACGTTAAAGGCGGACTGGGAGATTTGATGACGGCCTGCCGCCGGACAAAGGGAACGACGTCAAAGCTGCGCGAGCAGATTCAGGCTGCCGGGGTTGGGGATTGCGACTATCTGCATTATGATCAGGCCATCGCAAACGCGGCGGCGGATTATCTGAAAACCGAAGCACCTTCGGATCATCCCTGGTGCCTGTATGTCGGCTTTACAACGCCCCATTATCCCCTGAAAGTCCCTGCCGAACTACTCAAGCTTTACGAACCTTTTGATCAGTTTCCAATCGATCCCTTCTGGCATCATCCAGAGCATCTTCATCCTGCTTTGCAAAAATACAAGGAAACAACCGAAATCAATGATTCGCATATTTCTGAGCAAGAGCTGCAGAGAGCTGTCGCTGCGTACTATGCCTTGGTGACCTTCATGGACAGTCAGGTTGGCGTTGTCCTGGAAGCCTTGCGTCAGGCAGGATTGGAAGCGACGACGCGGATTCTGTATTTGGATGATCATGGTGATTCCGCCGGCGAACAGGGGTTATTTTTCAAGTCGACAATGAATGAAGGCTCGGTCCGGATTCCGCTGATTCTGTCCGGCCCGGATCTTCCCAAAGGATATCGGGTGCGGGAAAATGTTTCGATTGTCGACCTTTATCCAACCGTGATGGAATTATCCGGATTGCCGTTAAATGCCGAAGAACAAAGTTTACCGGGAGTGTCTCTGATCAAGACGCTGCAGGGAAACGGGGATCCTCATCGCTGCATTTACAGCGAATATCATGCGGCGGGTTTTGACAACAGTGTCTTTATGCTGAAGAAAGATCAGATGAAATTAATTCATTATGTCGGCTATGACCGTCCGCAGCTCTTTGATCTGGCGGCTGATCCGGAAGAACAGCGGGATTTGGCGCTGGATCCGCAATATCAGCCTTTGATTGAGGAACTGGAACAAGAGCTGCATAATATTTGTGATCCGGAAGCCTTAAACGTCCAATCGATGCAGGATCAGCAGAATTTAATTGCGTCGAAAGGGGGACTGGAAGCTATTTTAAAACAAGGCTTAACCCCGTTTACGGCTGTTCCCCAAGCCTATGAAATGAAGTCTTAA